The genomic region CCTTGTTGCTGGACGGGCCGGGCATGGTCGAGGCGCTACGCATGCTGACGCCGGGCATCACCGACGAGGCGCGCCGGCAGTCGCCGTTGTCGCCGTTGTACGGGGACTTCGCGGGGTTGCCGCCAGCGCTGATGTTTGTGGGCGAGTTGGACCCGCTCAAAGACGACACGCTGCTGATCGCCGAGCGCTGGGGCGGGGCAGAAGCGCATCTGCTGCCGGAGGCGGCCCATGGTTTCATCCATTTTCCGGTGGCGATGGCAGACAACGTGTTGGCGTACAGCCGCAAATGGATAACGCAGCACCTGCAACAAGTGGGAACTAAAAAGCTGATCGCTGAGTCAGGTTAATCAGTTGCGCCTTCTCTCCTTACAAGGATTTCCGCATGCGTGCCTATACCCTGAACTACCTGTTCAATGATGAACCTCGCACTCACAGCTTCGACCTCAAGCAGCTTGAATTGCCCAAGCATGAGGCGGCGATGCATTTGCTGGCATTGCATTTCGGCGATGCGGAAAACGGCCTGATCATGCCTGCCGCGGATGCAGCGCCGGAGGAGGTCCTGGAGCAGGCGCAGGTGGTGGGGATCACCCGGATCGAGGTGGTATGAGGCCGAAAATCCAGGTCGTCACCCTGGCTGATCTGCCCGAAGTCCTCAGCTTCGCGTTGCAGGCACGTGATGAACTGTTCCCAAAGCTCAGCGCAACCGGGATACCGGATGACCTGGCGCAGTTCGAAACTATTTACCTGCAGGGCGACGGGCAGTTTCTGATTGCTCGTGCCGAAGGCCAGATCGTTGCGGCGGTGGGTTACCTGCCGTACGACGGCCGCTTTGCACAGTTGAACTACCAGGGCTGCAAGACAGTGGAGGTGGTGCGCCTGTACGTACATCCGGCATTTCGTCGCTGCGGCCTGGCGGGTGAGCTATACCGTTCCCTGGAAGCGCTGGCGCGGGCGGACGGGGTGGAGGTGGTTTACCTGCATACCCACCCGTTTCTCCCCGGGGCGATTGATTTCTGGATCCGGCAAGGATTCGAGGTGGTGAATGTGGAAGCTGACCCGGTATGGCAGACCACCCATATGCACCGGTCTCTGTAGATCAAATGTGGGAAGGGCGGTACGCCGCCGCCGGCCTGACTGACACGCCTCGGTCAAATGTGGGAGGGGGCTTGCCCCCGATGGCGGTGGGTCAGCCCCAGGTGTATTCACTGACACTCCCTCATCGGGGGCAAGCCCCCTCCCACATTTGTCCCAGGTGTGTCAGGTAGGGCGTTGCTGCGGTCTGGCGGGTGAGCTATACCGTTCCCTGGAAGCGCTGGCGCGGGCGGACGGGGTGGAGGTGGTTTACCTGCATACCCACCCGTTTCTCCCCGGGGCGATTGATTTCTGGATCCGGCAAGGATTCGAGGTGGTGGATGTGGAAGCTGACCCGGTATGGCAGACCACCCATATGCACCGGTCTCTGTAGATCAAATGTGGCAGGGGCGATGCGACGATTACGGGTACGCCGCCGCCGGCCTGACTGACACGCCTCGGTCAAATGTGGGAGGGGGCTTGCCCCCGATGGCGGTGGGTCAGCCCCAGGTGTATTCACTGACACTCCCTCATCGGGGGCAAGCCCCCTCCCACATTTGTCCCAGGTGTGTCAGGTAGGGCGTCGCTGCGGTCTGGCGGGTGAGCTATACCGATCGCTGGAAGCGCGGGCGCGGGCGGACGGGGTGGAAGTGGTTTACCTGCATACCCACCCGTTTCTGCCCGGGGCGATTGATTTCTGGATCCGGCAAGGATTCGAGGTGGTGAATGCGGAAGCTGACCCGGTATGGCAGACCACCCATATGCACCGGTCTCTGTAGATCAAATGTGGCAGGGGCGATGCGACGATCACGGGTACGCCGCTGGCGGCATAACTGACACACCTCGGTCAAATGTGGGAGGGGGCTTGCCCCCGATGGTGGTGGGTCAGCCCCAGGTGTATTCACTGACACTCCCTCATCGGGAGCAAGCCCCCTCCCACATTTGTCCCAGGTGTGTCAGGTAGGGCGTCGCTGCGGTCTGGCGGGTGAGCTATACCGATCGCTGGAAGCGCGGGCGCGGGCGGACGGGGTGGAAGTGGTTTACCTGCATACCCACCCGTTTCTGCCCGGGGCGATTGATTTCTGGATCCGGCAAGGATTCGAGGTGGTGGATGTGGAAGCTGACCCGGTATGGCAGACCACCCATATGCACCGGTCTCTGTAGATCAAATGTGGCAGGGGCGATGCGACGATTACGGGTACGCCGCCGCCGGCCTGACTGACACGCCTCGGTCAAATGTGGGAGGGGGCTTGCCCCCGATGGTGGTGGGTCAGCCCCAGGTGTATTCACTGACACTCCCTCATCGGGGGCAAGCCCCCTCCAACATTTTTGACCGAGGTGTTTCAGGTCAGGTAGGGCGCAGGCGCAGGATTTGCGCGCCGTCGAACGGGTCTGTGAGGTAATGCCCCTGCACCCCGAATGTCTCTTGCAGGCGCTCTGGCGTCAGCACCTCCAACGGCGTACCCAGCGCCACCAATCGTCCGCGATCCAGCACGGCCAGGCGATTACAGGTCAGCGCCTGGTTCAGGTCATGCAGGGCAATCAAGGTGGTCACCGGCAAGCCTTGCACGCCTTTCAAGATCGCCAGTTGATGCTGGATATCCAGGTGATTGGTTGGCTCATCCAGCAACAGAATCCGCGGTCGTTGCGCCAGGGCTCGGGCGATGTGCACGCGTTGGCGTTCGCCGCCGGAGAGGCTGCGCCAGGCACGGTGGCTCAGGTGGGTGGCGTCTACGTCGTGCAGGGCCTGGCGGACGATGGCGTCGTCTTCGCTAGACCACGGGCTCAGCGCCGACAGCCATGGCGTGCGGCCCAGGGCCACGGCGTCGAACACGCGGATGGCATCGTCAGTGTCAGCCTGCTGTTCCACCACCGCCAGCTGTTGCGCGATGGCGCGGCGCGACAGCTCACCCAGGCGCTTGGCACCCAGGCGTACTTCACCACTGGCCGGGGCGCGCAAGCCGGCGAGCAATTTGAGCAGGGTGGATTTGCCCGAGCCGTTGGGCCCGACGATGCCGAGGGTTTCCCCTTGCTGCACGTCCAGGTGAACATCGCGCAGCAACTCAGCGTCTCGCACCTTGAAACCCAGGCCGGTGCAACTGAGCACACTCATCGCGCGTTCCTGCGGCCAATCAGGATCAGCGCAAACACCGGTGCGCCCACCAACGCCGTGACCACACCGACGGGAATCACCTGGCCCTTGATCAAGGTGCGCGACAGCACATCGGCCGCAATCAAGAACAACGCGCCGCCAAGAGCGCTCGCCGGCAGCAACCGCGAATGCCCGGTGCCCAGCAGCAGGCGCACCGCATGGGGAATCACCAGGCCGACAAAACCGATGGAGCCAACGATGGACACCATCACCGCCGTCACCAGCGCAGCGCAGGCCACCAGCACAAATTGCACGCGGCGCACCGGAATGCCCAGGGACGCCGCCGAGTCGCTGCCGAAGGTAAAGGCATCCAATGCGCGGCGATGCCACAGGCACACCGTCAGCCCAACGATCGCCACCGGCACCGCCAGCCACACCGACGGCCAGCGCACACCGCTGAGGTTGCCCAGCAGCCAGAACATAATGCCGCGGGCTTGCTCGGAGCTGGCCGACTTGGTGATTAGGAACGCGGTCAAGGCATTGAACAATTGCGAGCCGGCGATGCCCGCAAGGATGATTTGCCCGGTGCCGCTGGACGAGCCACTGGCCCGCGCCAGCAGGATCACCAGCGCAAACGCTGCCATTGCCCCTACAAATGCCCCCGCCGACAGCGACACCAGCCCGCCGCCCACACCAATCAAGGCGACCAGGACCGCGCCGGTCGACGCGCCGGCACTGATGCCGAGCAAGTAAGGATCAGCCAGCGGGTTACGCAGCAACGATTGCAGGATCACGCCACAGGTCGCCAACCCCGCACCGCAGGCAGCGGCCACCAGGGCGCGGGTCAGGCGATAGTTCCACACCACGCCTTCATCGATGGGGTCGAGCACGAAGCCCGCGGCCCACAGCTTGTTGGCGAGCACCTGGAGCACCACCTGTGGCGAGATGGCGGTCTCGCCGATGGCCACGCCGGCGAGCAGGGCGAGCAACAGCAGTGTGAGGGCGAGCAGGGTCCGTATCATTTCGGCAGGTCGTAGCCGTCGATGGCGGCGGCCAGTTGTTCCAGGCCATCGAAGGTGCGCAGGCTGGCCTGCAGCGCCAGGGCATCGAGGATGATGATGCGGTTGTTTTTCACCGCGTCCATGTTGCGGGTCACCGGGTCGTTGCGCAGGAAGGCGAGTTTCTTCTCGTGGTCGTCGGCGGGGTAGCGGCGCCGATCCATGCGTGCGATCACCAGGAACGTCGGGTTGGCCTTGGCAATGGTTTCCCAGCCGACGGCGGGCCATTCTTCATCGGACTGCACCACATTGCGCAGGCCGAGGGTTTGCAACATGAACTGCGGAATACCCTTGTGCCCGGCCACGTACGGATCGCTGGCCATTTCGGCGCTGGAGAACCACACCAGCGCGCTGGCTTGCTTCAAGCCTTTGCCTTGCGCGGTGGCGATGGACTTGGCCAGGCGCGCCTGTAGTTCGTCGTTGAGCTGCTGGCCGCGATCCTGGACGTCGAAAATCTGCGCCAGTTGGCGGATGCTTTTATAAATCGTGTCGATGCGGAACGGCTCCAGACGCGTGCCGTCGGCACCCACCAGGTTGTCCTTGCCTTCGCAGTCCGAGGGCAGCAGGTAGGTGGGGATCTGCAGTTCATGGAATTGCTCGCGGGTGCCGACCACGCCTTGTGGCCCCACCACCCATTCCAGCTCGGCGGCCACCAGTTGCGGGCGCTTGGCGATCACCGCTTCGAAGCTCGGCTCGTTGTTGGCCAGGCGCTCGATGGTGGCGTCCTGTGCCTTGTACTGCGCCAACACGTTGTTGAACCACAGCGAAGTGCCAACCACTTTATCGCCCACGCCCAAGGCGTAGAGCATCTCGGTGGCGGCCTGGCCGATGGTTACGCTGCGTGCAGGCGCGTGCTGGAAGGTCAGGGTACTGCCGCAGTTTTCCAGGGTCAGCGGGTAATGGGTGGGCGTGGCCTGGGCCATTGCACAGGCACCCAAGCCTGCGATCAGGGCGGTAACGCGTGGCAGCATGGGGTGATCTCCGAGTGCAGCAGGGGCGGTACGGCTCGGAAATACAGCCTCGAACGCTGCCGATCGGGCAGGCAAGGATGTCCTTCCCGGACACCCCGCCGGTTAGTGGTTTTGCTGGGCCGGCAGGT from Pseudomonas synxantha harbors:
- a CDS encoding GNAT family N-acetyltransferase → MRPKIQVVTLADLPEVLSFALQARDELFPKLSATGIPDDLAQFETIYLQGDGQFLIARAEGQIVAAVGYLPYDGRFAQLNYQGCKTVEVVRLYVHPAFRRCGLAGELYRSLEALARADGVEVVYLHTHPFLPGAIDFWIRQGFEVVNVEADPVWQTTHMHRSL
- a CDS encoding ABC transporter ATP-binding protein, which encodes MSVLSCTGLGFKVRDAELLRDVHLDVQQGETLGIVGPNGSGKSTLLKLLAGLRAPASGEVRLGAKRLGELSRRAIAQQLAVVEQQADTDDAIRVFDAVALGRTPWLSALSPWSSEDDAIVRQALHDVDATHLSHRAWRSLSGGERQRVHIARALAQRPRILLLDEPTNHLDIQHQLAILKGVQGLPVTTLIALHDLNQALTCNRLAVLDRGRLVALGTPLEVLTPERLQETFGVQGHYLTDPFDGAQILRLRPT
- a CDS encoding ABC transporter substrate-binding protein — encoded protein: MLPRVTALIAGLGACAMAQATPTHYPLTLENCGSTLTFQHAPARSVTIGQAATEMLYALGVGDKVVGTSLWFNNVLAQYKAQDATIERLANNEPSFEAVIAKRPQLVAAELEWVVGPQGVVGTREQFHELQIPTYLLPSDCEGKDNLVGADGTRLEPFRIDTIYKSIRQLAQIFDVQDRGQQLNDELQARLAKSIATAQGKGLKQASALVWFSSAEMASDPYVAGHKGIPQFMLQTLGLRNVVQSDEEWPAVGWETIAKANPTFLVIARMDRRRYPADDHEKKLAFLRNDPVTRNMDAVKNNRIIILDALALQASLRTFDGLEQLAAAIDGYDLPK
- a CDS encoding FecCD family ABC transporter permease; this encodes MIRTLLALTLLLLALLAGVAIGETAISPQVVLQVLANKLWAAGFVLDPIDEGVVWNYRLTRALVAAACGAGLATCGVILQSLLRNPLADPYLLGISAGASTGAVLVALIGVGGGLVSLSAGAFVGAMAAFALVILLARASGSSSGTGQIILAGIAGSQLFNALTAFLITKSASSEQARGIMFWLLGNLSGVRWPSVWLAVPVAIVGLTVCLWHRRALDAFTFGSDSAASLGIPVRRVQFVLVACAALVTAVMVSIVGSIGFVGLVIPHAVRLLLGTGHSRLLPASALGGALFLIAADVLSRTLIKGQVIPVGVVTALVGAPVFALILIGRRNAR